From the genome of Anopheles merus strain MAF chromosome X, AmerM5.1, whole genome shotgun sequence, one region includes:
- the LOC121589648 gene encoding phosphatidylinositol 4,5-bisphosphate 3-kinase catalytic subunit beta isoform has product MQRMRNATTTMKRNTTTMPGGTDSSWSVPHRIYLQQQQQQQQQAHQQQQQQQQRPRFDYGFWKNPDESTELIFLMPNGVMITMYIPIHITLDELKSDVWEEAERYPLYCHLGDKNKYCFGTLAAGRTNSNTTYENEAETRLMDVQPTLGILRFVEKSNVSENTKLMENISSLLDSKLPVKTLVNPEVNDFRAKMSMLSEDIGSRRAVMTRMERIAYQYPAKLVSGAHVPEPISRRLTNGDFCVVAISTDMQLTVKVPCRATPDEVLKRILKKQNPSKARNENSSTEYILKVCGREEYIYGAHPMISFQYVQDCLSRDETPTFVPRLVRTVEVFKNDIYDAREDFTQWSASAKPSSLYGGSVSSSSGYGGGAGSTYSTQSQQSHTLRKVKYITSWEIDAKLQCTVHEIRGLNVESDKELGVQLGLFHGGKSLCKTERTRTVTVNSGAATWNETILFDINVSNVPRMARLCLVVYENMRTAKGTGIRTRRTKDGLINPIAWVNTMVYDYKNQLKVDSVTLYTWDYAEDAQSEDILHPLGTVEPNPNRDNMVVSVLLSFGTYGPEGRIIVYPGEEELLSHAAKMSHRNEHLNRESAEDTRSIRAIMSAYMYNDRLNDIHEQDRNAIWAKRRECMKQMPQGLPCLLYCVEWNNRDEVSEIVSLLQEWPKLLVERALELLDYAYADKYVRRYAVDCLRTIEDDELLLYLLQLVQALKHESYLNCDLVYFLLQRALHNQHIGHYLFWHLRSEISVPSVQVRFGLILEAYLLGSPEHVAVLLKQMQCLRYLQTCSDNVKKGSKEKGRTLLIEQLAKEGHVTSDLISPLNPSYRCKAVRTDRCKVMDSKMRPLWIVYENSDANGDDIHMIFKNGDDLRQDMLTLQMLRIMDRIWKSHGYDFRMNPYSCISTDHKLGLIEVVLNAETIANIQKERGMFSATSPFKKGSLLAWLREHNGTEDLLAKAIQEFTLSCAGYCVATYVLGVADRHSDNIMVKKTGQLFHIDFGHILGHFKEKFGFRRERVPFVLTHDFVYVINNGRTDREAQEFCRFQTLCEEAFLILRQHGCLILSLFSMMISTGLPELSSEKDLNYLRETLVLDKTEEEARTHFKLKFSEALANSWKTSLNWASHNFSKNNRQ; this is encoded by the exons GACGTTTGGGAGGAGGCAGAACGGTACCCACTGTACTGCCATCTGGGCGATAAGAACAAGTACTGCTTCGGCACCCTGGCGGCGGGCCGGACGAACAGCAACACGACGTACGAAAATGAGGCCGAAACCCGGCTGATGGACGTGCAGCCCACCCTCGGCATCCTGCGCTTCGTCGAGAAGAGCAACGTGTCGGAGAACACGAAGCTGATGGAGAACATTAGCAGCCTGCTGGACAGCAAGCTGCCGGTGAAGACGCTGGTCAACCCGGAGGTGAACGACTTCCGCGCCAAGATGAGCATGCTGAGCGAGGATATCGGCAGCCGGCGGGCGGTAATGACGCGTATGGAGCGGATAGCCTACCAGTACCCGGCCAAGCTGGTCAGCGGTGCTCACGTTCCCGAGCCGATCAGCCGGCGGCTGACGAACGGCGACTTTTGCGTGGTGGCGATCAGCACCGACATGCAGCTGACGGTGAAGGTACCGTGCCGGGCGACCCCGGACGAGGTGCTGAAACGCATCCTCAAGAAGCAGAACCCGTCGAAGGCGCGCAATGAGAACAGTAGTACGGAGTACATATTGAAGGTGTGCGGGCGGGAAGAGTACATCTATGGGGCGCACCCGATGATCAGCTTCCAGTACGTGCAGGACTGTCTGTCGCGGGACGAGACGCCCACGTTTGTGCCGCGGCTCGTTCGCACGGTGGAGGTGTTTAAGAACGACATCTACGACGCGCGCGAAGACTTTACGCAGTGGTCGGCGTCGGCCAAGCCGAGCTCGCTGTACGGCggcagcgtcagcagcagcagcgggtaCGGCGGTGGCGCGGGCAGTACCTACAGCACCCAGTCGCAGCAGTCGCACACGCTGCGAAAGGTGAAGTACATCACCAGCTGGGAGATCGACGCGAAGCTGCAGTGCACGGTGCACGAGATACGCGGGCTGAATGTCGAGTCGGACAAGGAGCTGGGCGTGCAGCTCGGTCTGTTTCACGGCGGCAAGTCGCTGTGCAAAACGGAGCGCACGCGCACGGTCACGGTGAACAGTGGCGCCGCGACCTGGAACGAGACGATCCTGTTCGACATCAACGTAAGCAACGTGCCGCGCATGGCGCGGTTGTGTCTGGTGGTGTACGAGAACATGCGCACGGCCAAGGGGACGGGCATACGGACGCGCCGCACCAAGGACGGGCTGATCAATCCGATCGCGTGGGTCAACACGATGGTGTACGATTACAAGAACCAGCTGAAGGTGGACTCGGTGACGCTGTACACGTGGGACTACGCGGAGGATGCGCAGTCGGAGGACATTCTGCATCCGCTCGGAACGGTCGAGCCGAACCCGAACCGGGACAACATGGTCGTGTCCGTGCTGCTGAGCTTCGGCACGTACGGTCCGGAGGGGCGTATCATCGTCTACCCGGGCGAAGAGGAGCTGCTGTCACACGCGGCCAAGATGAGCCATCGCAACGAGCATCTGAATCGCGAGAGTGCCGAGGACACGCGATCGATCCGGGCGATCATGTCGGCGTACATGTACAACGACCGGCTGAACGACATCCACGAGCAGGACCGTAACGCAATCTGGGCGAAGCGGCGCGAGTGCATGAAGCAGATGCCTCAGGGGCTGCCCTGCCTGCTCTACTGCGTCGAGTGGAACAACCGGGACGAGGTGTCCGAGATCGTGTCGCTGCTGCAGGAGTGGCCCAAGCTGCTGGTCGAGCGGGCCCTCGAGCTGCTCGATTACGCGTACGCGGACAAGTACGTGCGCCGGTACGCCGTGGACTGTCTGCGCACGATCGAGGacgacgagctgctgctgtaccTGCTCCAGCTGGTGCAGGCGCTCAAGCACGAGTCGTACCTGAACTGCGATCTGGTGTATTTTCTGCTGCAGCGCGCCCTGCACAACCAGCACATCGGCCACTATCTGTTCTGGCATCTGCGGTCCGAGATTTCGGTACCGTCGGTGCAGGTCCGGTTCGGGCTGATACTGGAGGCGTACCTGCTCGGCAGTCCGGAGCATGTGGCGGTGCTGCTGAAGCAGATGCAGTGCCTGCGCTACCTGCAAACCTGCTCAGACAACGTGAAGAAGGGCAGCAAGGAGAAGGGCCGCACGCTGCTGATCGAGCAGCTCGCCAAGGAGGGCCACGTGACCAGTGACCTGATCAGCCCGCTCAACCCGAGCTACCGGTGCAAGGCGGTCCGGACCGACCGGTGCAAGGTGATGGACTCAAAGATGCGCCCGCTCTGGATCGTGTACGAGAACAGCGACGCGAACGGCGACGACATACACATGATCTTCAAGAACGGGGACGACCTGCGGCAGGATATGCTGACGCTGCAGATGCTGCGCATCATGGACCGGATCTGGAAGAGCCACGGGTACGACTTCCGGATGAACCCGTATAGCTGCATCAGCACCGACCACAAGCTCGGCCTGATCGAGGTGGTGCTGAACGCGGAAACGATCGCGAACATCCAGAAGGAGCGAGGCATGTTTTCGGCCACCTCGCCGTTCAAGAAGGGTTCGCTGCTGGCGTGGCTGCGCGAGCACAACGGCACCGAGGACCTGCTGGCGAAGGCGATCCAGGAGTTTACGCTCAGCTGCGCCGGCTACTGCGTGGCGACGTACGTGCTGGGGGTGGCGGACCGCCACTCCGACAACATTATGGTGAAGAAGACGGGCCAGCTGTTTCACATCGACTTCGGGCACATACTGGGCCACTTCAAGGAGAAGTTTGGCTTCCGGCGGGAGCGCGTGCCGTTCGTGCTGACGCACGATTTCGTGTACGTGATCAACAACGGCCGGACGGATCGGGAGGCGCAGGAGTTCTGTCGCTTCCAGACGCTTTGCGAAGAG GCGTTCCTTATTCTACGTCAGCACGGCTGTCTGATACTGTCGCTGTTCTCGATGATGATCTCAACTGGCCTCCCGGAGCTGTCGTCCGAAAAGGATTTGAACTATCTGCGGGAAACACTG GTGCTGGACAAAACGGAAGAAGAGGCGCGCACCCACTTCAAGCTCAAGTTCAGTGAAGCGCTTGCCAACTCGTGGAAAACGTCGCTCAACTGGGCATCGCACAACTTCTCCAAAAACAATCGACAGTGA